The following are from one region of the Amedibacterium intestinale genome:
- a CDS encoding response regulator transcription factor, which translates to MRILIADDEKDLNQILAQKLKQESYSVDRCFDGEEALDYLESAEYDAAILDIMMPKKTGLEVLQILRENGNQLPILLLTARDSIDDRVLGLDLGADDYLVKPFALEELLARLRVLLRKTSTQKNNVLQAGNLSLHLDSHQVKRGNREIQLSSKEFSLLRYMMQNKGVVLSRDTLEQHIYSFDFSGGSNVIDVYIRYLRRKIDDGEDEKLIHTIRGQGYVLRDPS; encoded by the coding sequence ATGCGAATACTTATTGCGGATGATGAAAAAGATTTAAATCAAATCCTGGCACAGAAACTTAAACAGGAAAGCTATAGTGTTGATCGCTGTTTTGATGGTGAAGAAGCTTTGGATTATCTGGAAAGTGCAGAGTATGATGCCGCAATTCTTGATATTATGATGCCAAAGAAAACAGGGCTTGAAGTATTACAAATACTAAGAGAAAATGGAAATCAGTTACCGATTCTTCTTTTAACCGCAAGGGATAGTATAGATGATCGTGTTCTTGGACTTGATCTTGGGGCAGATGATTACCTTGTAAAACCCTTTGCTTTAGAAGAATTACTTGCCAGACTTCGCGTTCTATTAAGAAAAACATCGACACAAAAAAATAATGTTTTACAAGCTGGAAATCTATCGCTGCATCTTGATAGCCATCAGGTGAAAAGAGGCAATAGAGAAATCCAGTTATCTTCTAAAGAATTCTCACTTCTTCGTTATATGATGCAAAATAAAGGAGTCGTATTATCCAGAGACACTTTAGAACAGCATATTTATAGTTTTGATTTTAGTGGAGGCTCTAATGTCATTGATGTTTATATCCGTTATCTTAGAAGAAAAATTGATGATGGTGAAGATGAAAAACTTATACATACAATACGCGGACAGGGTTATGTTTTGAGGGATCCATCATGA
- a CDS encoding uracil-DNA glycosylase, with the protein MKEWKELFEQEEKKEYYQKLMQFLDEEYAHKTIYPPREDLFTCFEACSYQDVKVVMLGQDPYHRPQQAHGLCFSVRKEVKLPPSLKNMYKELKSDLDIDMPSHGYLIDWAKQGVFMMNAVLTVEEGKAGSHQKKGWEIFTDKVIETLNEHEEGIVFLLWGNWAQKKAKLITNPQHKILMSAHPSPLSAYQGFFGSKPFSKTNELLKEMGRTPINWKIEE; encoded by the coding sequence ATGAAAGAATGGAAAGAGTTATTTGAACAGGAAGAAAAAAAAGAATATTATCAAAAACTTATGCAGTTTCTAGATGAAGAATATGCCCATAAAACAATCTATCCTCCAAGAGAAGATTTGTTTACATGTTTTGAGGCATGTTCCTATCAGGATGTAAAAGTCGTTATGTTAGGTCAAGATCCTTATCATCGACCTCAGCAGGCACATGGGTTATGTTTTTCTGTAAGAAAAGAAGTAAAGCTGCCTCCAAGTTTAAAAAATATGTATAAAGAATTAAAAAGTGATTTGGATATTGATATGCCAAGTCATGGATATTTGATTGACTGGGCAAAGCAGGGGGTATTTATGATGAATGCTGTCTTAACCGTAGAAGAAGGAAAAGCAGGAAGTCATCAGAAAAAAGGATGGGAAATCTTTACAGATAAAGTGATTGAAACATTAAATGAACATGAAGAAGGCATTGTTTTTCTTTTGTGGGGAAACTGGGCACAGAAAAAAGCCAAGCTTATTACAAACCCACAGCATAAAATTCTTATGTCAGCACATCCTTCCCCACTATCTGCATACCAGGGATTTTTTGGAAGTAAACCGTTTTCTAAAACAAATGAATTATTAAAAGAAATGGGAAGAACACCGATTAACTGGAAGATTGAGGAATAA
- a CDS encoding sensor histidine kinase — protein sequence MKRFSIRAKLTLLYTLLSTIIVCIILGILFSLGEQQILTNAKHTLEERVSSSLKEIHINDGKVKFDSELMQLEDGVYLSVYNQYKELLYGRIPYGFSNDSPLENGYIREITSNHTRYYVMDISTPLNENEMLYVRGILSLTKTESTFYNVLRLALILLPLFIFLTAVIGYFMAKKALSPVYQITNTVQSIQKEKDLSRRIHLGNGKDEIYHLANTFDELLDQVEDSIKREQQFTSDVSHELRTPLSVISMQCDALLDTDNLDETIREKLLVIHKKTRILTNMLSQLLLLSRADQGREKLHMERLNFTELCEMAIEECQLYAKEKNISITHEIEENIQIYGDQTLLIRLWMNLLNNALQYGKENGHIHVSLTSHDGYIYGSVEDDGCGIHEKDLPYIWNRFYQADSARSNSESSGLGLSMVKWIIEVHHGVIHVESTLHKGTKFFFEISQKNEIF from the coding sequence ATGAAACGATTTTCTATTCGTGCAAAACTAACACTCCTTTATACTCTTTTATCCACTATCATCGTATGCATTATTTTAGGAATTCTATTTTCTTTGGGAGAGCAGCAGATACTTACAAATGCAAAACATACGTTAGAAGAACGTGTATCTTCCTCTTTAAAAGAAATTCATATCAATGATGGAAAAGTAAAATTTGATTCTGAACTCATGCAGCTGGAAGATGGTGTATATTTATCTGTCTATAACCAGTATAAAGAATTGCTTTATGGAAGAATTCCATATGGATTTTCCAATGATTCTCCCTTAGAAAATGGTTATATTCGTGAAATAACCAGTAACCATACACGTTATTATGTTATGGATATTTCCACTCCCCTTAATGAAAATGAAATGCTTTATGTAAGAGGAATCTTATCTTTAACAAAGACAGAATCTACTTTTTATAATGTACTTCGTCTTGCACTCATACTTCTGCCTTTATTTATATTTCTTACTGCTGTTATTGGATATTTTATGGCAAAAAAAGCGCTCTCTCCTGTGTATCAGATAACAAATACTGTACAAAGCATACAAAAAGAAAAAGATTTATCAAGAAGAATTCATTTAGGAAATGGAAAAGATGAAATTTATCATCTTGCGAATACTTTTGATGAATTATTAGACCAGGTAGAAGACTCCATCAAACGTGAACAGCAATTTACATCCGATGTTTCACATGAACTTCGTACTCCATTAAGTGTTATCTCTATGCAGTGTGATGCATTATTAGATACAGATAATTTAGATGAAACAATAAGAGAAAAACTGCTTGTTATCCATAAAAAAACACGCATACTAACAAACATGTTATCCCAGCTTCTTTTATTATCAAGAGCTGATCAGGGAAGAGAAAAACTGCATATGGAGCGTTTAAACTTTACAGAATTATGTGAAATGGCAATCGAAGAATGCCAGCTATATGCCAAAGAAAAAAATATTTCCATAACACATGAAATTGAAGAAAATATACAAATTTATGGAGATCAGACACTTCTTATCCGTTTGTGGATGAATCTGTTAAATAATGCTTTGCAGTATGGAAAAGAAAATGGACATATTCATGTTTCTTTAACAAGCCATGATGGATATATTTATGGAAGTGTGGAAGATGATGGATGTGGTATACATGAAAAAGACCTTCCATATATATGGAATCGTTTCTATCAGGCAGATAGTGCCAGATCAAATAGTGAAAGCAGTGGATTAGGTTTATCCATGGTGAAATGGATCATAGAGGTACATCATGGGGTGATTCATGTTGAAAGCACACTGCATAAAGGAACAAAATTTTTCTTTGAAATTTCTCAAAAAAATGAAATATTTTAA
- a CDS encoding ATP-binding cassette domain-containing protein — protein MKLLKMEEVYFAYDTEWNLKDISFSIHDNEGCILLSGKNGAGKSTLLNVLCGFLPADEGKITNDMKIGYLPFEHPLYPHLSVLENLRYYYRSFRGKNLNLQDEEVQQVLEMLSIDYLQQRIDQCSSGQAQKAGIACILLSNADLIIMDEPFVALDAKSSEKLCAWIQKKKQKQTFLITSHTTSDILDIVDRLLVLDGQQLALDSKEEKEIHAYFHLGDEQL, from the coding sequence ATGAAACTACTTAAAATGGAGGAAGTATATTTTGCTTACGATACAGAATGGAATTTAAAAGATATCAGTTTTTCTATTCATGATAATGAAGGATGTATCTTACTGAGTGGAAAAAATGGAGCTGGAAAAAGTACTTTATTAAATGTTTTATGTGGGTTTCTTCCTGCAGATGAGGGAAAAATCACAAACGATATGAAAATAGGATATCTTCCCTTTGAACATCCCCTGTATCCTCATTTAAGTGTCTTGGAAAATCTTCGTTATTATTATCGTTCTTTTCGTGGAAAGAACCTGAATCTGCAAGATGAAGAGGTACAGCAAGTTTTAGAAATGCTGTCGATTGATTATCTCCAGCAAAGAATCGATCAGTGCAGTTCTGGACAGGCACAAAAAGCAGGAATTGCCTGTATACTTTTAAGCAATGCGGATTTGATCATAATGGATGAACCTTTTGTTGCCTTAGATGCGAAAAGCAGTGAAAAATTATGTGCTTGGATACAGAAAAAGAAACAAAAACAAACCTTCCTTATCACCAGTCATACGACCTCAGATATTTTAGATATCGTTGATCGTCTGTTAGTACTTGATGGACAGCAGCTGGCATTAGATAGTAAAGAAGAAAAAGAAATTCACGCTTATTTTCATTTAGGAGATGAACAGCTATGA
- a CDS encoding calcium/sodium antiporter, translated as MILACVFIVLGFFFLVKGADVFVDSASGVATKLGVPTLVIGLTIVAFGTSMPELAVSVTAALEKANEIAVGNVVGSNIFNLLVVGGLSACIYPLIVNPAIMKRDWPLSTLAAGVLFLFLLPDLTISRIEAAILLVCFGFLLYVQIKHTKNETEEKKEEHRSMPKLLLLLVLGIAGIVIGGKLTVEGATSLARILGLSETLIGLTIVAIGTSLPELVTSVVAAKKGENEIAMGNIIGSNLFNILCILGISSILSPIHVEMTALMDVGILTLISLGFWFVCKKFSLDRRVGSIMVITYVIYMVYIILR; from the coding sequence ATGATTTTAGCATGTGTTTTTATCGTTTTAGGTTTTTTCTTTTTAGTAAAAGGTGCAGATGTATTTGTTGATAGTGCTTCTGGTGTTGCCACAAAATTAGGGGTTCCAACTCTTGTTATTGGTTTAACGATTGTTGCATTTGGAACATCAATGCCAGAACTTGCCGTCAGTGTTACAGCGGCTTTGGAAAAAGCAAATGAAATTGCAGTAGGAAATGTAGTTGGTTCTAATATCTTTAACTTATTAGTTGTCGGTGGTTTAAGTGCTTGTATTTATCCTCTAATTGTAAATCCGGCAATTATGAAAAGAGATTGGCCATTATCTACACTGGCAGCAGGTGTTTTGTTTCTATTCTTATTGCCCGATTTAACTATTAGTAGAATTGAAGCTGCCATACTTCTAGTATGTTTTGGTTTTCTGTTATATGTACAAATCAAACATACAAAAAATGAAACAGAAGAGAAAAAAGAAGAGCATCGCTCTATGCCTAAATTACTGCTTCTTCTAGTTCTTGGAATTGCAGGAATTGTAATTGGAGGAAAGCTGACAGTAGAAGGCGCAACTTCTTTAGCACGAATTTTAGGATTGAGCGAAACACTAATTGGATTAACGATCGTTGCGATAGGAACAAGTCTTCCTGAATTAGTAACAAGTGTTGTAGCTGCTAAAAAAGGGGAAAATGAAATTGCCATGGGGAATATCATTGGATCTAACTTGTTTAATATATTATGTATTCTAGGTATATCTTCTATTTTAAGTCCTATTCATGTAGAAATGACTGCACTTATGGATGTAGGAATCCTTACCTTGATTTCTTTAGGATTCTGGTTTGTATGTAAAAAATTCTCTTTAGATAGACGTGTAGGAAGTATCATGGTAATTACGTATGTTATTTACATGGTATATATAATCCTGCGATAA
- a CDS encoding ribonucleotide-diphosphate reductase subunit beta, producing the protein MKELLRKPLFNEYGDCEVVNRRMINGNTTNLNDFNNMKYTWVSDWYRQAMNNFWIPEEINLGQDVKDYRQLSPAEKSAYDKTLSFLIFLDSIQTANLPNIGDYITANEVNLCLTIQAFQEAVHSQSYSYMLDSICSPQERNDILYQWKNDERLLNRNKFIGDLYNDFMEHKDGEHLMKTLMANYILEGIYFYSGFMFFYNLGRMGKMSGSVQEIRYINRDENTHLWLFRNMILELQKEEPELFSDIHIKEYKAMLRHGVEEEIRWAAYVIGNDIEGLTMEMVSDYIKYLGNLRSNSLGFGILYEGYEKEPASMEWVSMYSNANLIKTDFFEARSSAYAKSSALVDDL; encoded by the coding sequence ATGAAAGAACTTTTAAGAAAACCTTTATTTAATGAGTATGGAGATTGTGAAGTTGTCAATCGAAGAATGATCAATGGAAATACAACCAATCTAAATGACTTTAATAATATGAAATATACATGGGTATCTGATTGGTATCGCCAGGCAATGAATAACTTTTGGATTCCTGAAGAAATCAATTTGGGACAAGATGTAAAAGACTATCGTCAATTAAGTCCTGCAGAAAAAAGTGCTTATGATAAAACATTGTCTTTTCTGATTTTTCTAGATTCTATCCAGACAGCTAACTTACCTAATATTGGGGATTATATTACAGCGAATGAAGTAAATCTATGTCTTACGATCCAGGCTTTCCAGGAAGCAGTTCATTCACAGAGTTATAGTTATATGCTTGATTCTATTTGTTCTCCACAGGAACGCAATGATATTTTGTATCAATGGAAAAATGATGAACGCTTGTTAAACAGAAATAAGTTTATTGGTGATTTATACAATGACTTTATGGAACATAAAGATGGAGAACATCTAATGAAAACATTGATGGCAAACTACATTTTAGAAGGAATTTATTTTTACTCTGGATTTATGTTCTTTTATAATTTAGGACGTATGGGAAAAATGAGTGGTTCTGTGCAGGAAATTCGTTATATCAATCGTGATGAAAATACCCATCTATGGCTATTTAGAAATATGATATTGGAACTTCAAAAAGAAGAACCTGAATTATTTAGTGATATACATATCAAAGAATATAAAGCAATGCTTCGTCATGGTGTAGAAGAAGAAATTCGCTGGGCTGCATATGTCATCGGCAATGACATTGAAGGTCTAACAATGGAAATGGTATCTGATTATATCAAGTATCTTGGAAACCTTAGAAGTAATTCTCTTGGTTTTGGTATCTTGTATGAAGGATATGAAAAAGAGCCAGCTTCTATGGAATGGGTAAGTATGTATTCTAATGCGAATTTAATTAAAACAGACTTTTTTGAAGCAAGAAGCTCTGCCTATGCGAAAAGCAGTGCACTTGTTGATGATTTGTAA
- a CDS encoding PepSY domain-containing protein — translation MKKLYKLCYPLLAVAILAGCSNGMANTASDGSYISEDSAKTTAYNHANVNEKDVASIQLTKDKENGKDVYSIEFYTKDKKYDYDIDRSTGEILKNESENLTSAMNNEKNTDSKKNNTSTTVNTTSNSNNKTTASNTPSNNTNKSSSSNKTPASSSITKEKAKSIAFAHAKVSESNVKGLKIENDWEHGQEAYSVSFYTGNYEYEYDIAKSNGTILKADKDYEKNNNSSNSNSMISKDKAMSIALAKVSGATSSNIYIELEKDDGRYTYEGEINFNNKEYEFEIDAYTGNILKWEVDSFD, via the coding sequence ATGAAAAAATTATACAAATTATGTTATCCATTATTAGCAGTTGCAATTTTAGCCGGATGTTCAAATGGAATGGCAAATACAGCTTCAGATGGATCTTATATCAGTGAAGATAGCGCAAAAACTACTGCTTATAATCATGCGAATGTGAATGAAAAAGATGTTGCATCTATACAACTAACAAAAGATAAAGAAAATGGAAAAGATGTATATTCTATTGAATTTTACACAAAAGATAAAAAATATGATTATGATATTGATCGCAGCACAGGTGAAATTCTTAAAAATGAATCTGAAAATTTAACATCTGCAATGAACAATGAAAAAAATACAGATTCTAAGAAAAACAATACTTCCACTACTGTAAATACAACTTCAAATTCAAATAATAAAACTACTGCTTCTAATACTCCATCAAACAATACAAACAAATCTAGTTCTTCTAATAAAACTCCTGCTTCTTCAAGTATTACCAAAGAAAAAGCGAAATCTATCGCCTTTGCTCATGCGAAAGTAAGTGAAAGCAATGTAAAAGGATTAAAAATAGAAAATGACTGGGAACATGGACAGGAAGCATATTCTGTAAGTTTCTATACTGGAAATTATGAATATGAATATGATATTGCGAAAAGCAATGGAACTATTTTAAAAGCTGATAAAGACTATGAAAAAAACAATAATTCTTCTAATTCTAACAGCATGATATCAAAAGATAAAGCAATGTCTATTGCTTTGGCAAAAGTAAGCGGAGCCACTTCTTCTAACATCTATATTGAATTAGAAAAAGATGATGGAAGATATACATATGAAGGTGAAATTAATTTCAATAATAAAGAATATGAATTTGAGATTGATGCCTACACTGGAAACATCTTAAAATGGGAAGTAGATAGTTTCGATTAA
- a CDS encoding bifunctional folylpolyglutamate synthase/dihydrofolate synthase: MWKDAKALIEEIEHRKNRGNTLEHFKNYMESIGNPHKDLKAIHIAGTNGKGSTTNYIRSILQSAGYKTGSFTSPYIITHRDRIRINDIYISEEKFVEIAQQYYDGWMKWDLSMFEIDMAIACIWFKEQQVDVAVFETGLGGRLDFTNILSPMVSVITNIGMDHMELLGDTYEKIAEEKAGIIKEGIDVITAERKEECLQVFFQHAKNMKSTCICAEEVIPVWKDKHLYFNYKGYRDIALSTKAEYQCSNAALALETIFYLHEHKKLHVTQEQMRKGLYEAVWIGRFEVLREEPLFIIDGAHNSHGIKALCNSLKGIQDIQVIFSVLKDKNFEEMLQQLETITKDITVCPFMNARALDIHILENRPHITVKDSYEIAIQEALKKEKPIVVTGSLYFISEVRKWIYDTGLLNKEKSNRINYL; the protein is encoded by the coding sequence ATGTGGAAAGATGCAAAAGCGTTAATTGAAGAAATAGAACATAGAAAAAACAGAGGAAATACACTGGAACATTTTAAGAACTATATGGAAAGTATAGGGAATCCTCATAAAGATCTAAAGGCAATCCATATTGCAGGAACAAATGGAAAAGGAAGTACAACCAATTATATACGTAGTATTTTACAAAGTGCAGGATATAAAACAGGAAGCTTTACATCTCCTTATATCATTACGCATCGAGATCGTATTCGTATCAATGATATTTATATCAGTGAAGAAAAGTTTGTAGAAATTGCACAACAGTATTATGATGGCTGGATGAAATGGGATCTAAGCATGTTTGAAATTGATATGGCCATTGCCTGTATATGGTTTAAAGAACAGCAGGTAGATGTTGCCGTGTTTGAAACTGGTCTTGGAGGCAGGCTGGATTTTACAAATATCTTAAGCCCAATGGTTAGTGTGATTACTAACATTGGCATGGATCATATGGAACTTTTAGGAGATACCTATGAGAAAATTGCGGAAGAAAAAGCTGGTATTATCAAAGAGGGAATTGATGTAATAACTGCAGAAAGAAAAGAAGAATGTCTACAAGTCTTTTTTCAACATGCAAAGAACATGAAAAGTACATGTATATGTGCAGAGGAAGTAATTCCTGTATGGAAAGATAAACATTTATATTTTAACTATAAAGGATATAGGGATATTGCATTGTCTACCAAAGCAGAATATCAATGCAGCAATGCAGCCCTGGCTTTAGAAACGATATTCTATTTACATGAACATAAGAAGTTACATGTCACACAGGAACAAATGCGCAAAGGATTGTATGAAGCAGTTTGGATCGGACGTTTTGAGGTACTTAGAGAAGAACCTTTGTTTATCATTGATGGAGCACATAATTCTCATGGAATCAAAGCGTTATGTAACTCTTTAAAAGGTATACAGGATATACAAGTTATCTTCTCTGTATTAAAAGATAAAAACTTTGAAGAAATGCTTCAACAATTAGAAACCATTACAAAAGATATTACCGTATGTCCTTTTATGAATGCACGAGCATTAGATATACATATACTAGAAAACAGACCACATATCACAGTAAAAGATTCCTATGAAATTGCAATTCAGGAAGCATTAAAAAAAGAAAAACCAATTGTTGTGACAGGTTCTCTGTATTTTATTAGTGAAGTAAGAAAATGGATTTACGATACAGGATTATTGAATAAAGAGAAAAGTAACAGGATAAATTATTTATAA
- a CDS encoding ribonucleoside-diphosphate reductase subunit alpha, which yields MDIVKRDGSIQNFDKKKIEDAVIKVFTGTNTICNKDLCKDISQEIETICLSYQTTPSVEMIQDLVEEQLMKHDYYSQAKAYILYRQKRMENRELMMKLVKDLQEEAILPVMQKIQKDFSAEVYDFKALRMKFLSFLKEDMSKDMRLRMLMKACVELISREAPKWEYIASRFLSWQLKQDVHARMARLGISSFYDKITYCTKEGLYGDYILKQYAKEEIDELQSYLKDERDELFTYSGLELVMKRYLLISHNHEVLETPQEMFMGIAMHLAIKEQDRVYWAKQIYDILSMLKVTMATPTMSNARKPYHQLSSCFIDTVDDTLSNIYKSIDNFAQVSKHGGGMGMYFGKVRANGSDIRGFEGAAGGVIRWIKLVNDTATAVDQLGVRQGAVAVYLDAWHKDLPEFLNLRTNNGDDRMKAHDVFPAVCYPDLFWKMAKEDLNATWYFMCPHEILKVKGYALEDYYGEEWEQRYFDCVNDARISKREMILKDVVRLILKSAVETGTPFTFNRDHVNRMNPNNHCGIIYCSNLCTEIAQNMSPLQIEEPEIVEVNGETIVVNKNKPGDFVVCNLASLSLGNIDVNNRNELQQIISVVVRALDNVIDLNYYPVPYAKITNQKYRPIGLGVSGYHHMLVKNGMSFESDEHLQFVDQLFKDINYYTIQASMQLAKEKGMYELFKNSDWDNGSYFTKRNYIQEKWKNLEKEVHEHGMRNAWLIAVAPTSSTSIIAGTTAGVDPIMNKYFLEEKKGSMIARVAPDLTPKTFWLYKNAHLIDQEWIVKAAGTRQRHIDQAQSVNLYITNEFTLRKVLMLYIHAWEYGVKTIYYVRSKSLEVEECESCAS from the coding sequence ATGGATATTGTAAAACGAGATGGTTCAATACAAAATTTTGATAAAAAGAAAATTGAGGATGCAGTAATTAAAGTATTTACAGGTACAAATACGATATGCAATAAAGATTTATGTAAAGATATTTCCCAGGAAATAGAAACGATTTGTTTATCTTATCAAACGACTCCCTCTGTTGAAATGATACAGGATTTAGTAGAAGAACAATTAATGAAGCATGATTATTACTCACAGGCGAAAGCTTATATCCTATATCGTCAAAAACGCATGGAAAATAGAGAATTAATGATGAAGCTTGTTAAGGATTTACAAGAGGAAGCGATACTTCCTGTTATGCAGAAAATACAAAAAGATTTCTCAGCAGAGGTCTATGATTTTAAAGCATTGCGTATGAAATTTTTATCATTCTTAAAAGAAGATATGAGCAAAGATATGCGTTTACGTATGCTTATGAAAGCATGTGTAGAACTTATCAGCAGAGAAGCTCCTAAATGGGAATATATCGCATCTCGTTTTTTATCATGGCAGCTAAAACAAGATGTACATGCTCGTATGGCAAGACTCGGCATATCTTCTTTTTATGATAAGATTACTTATTGTACAAAAGAAGGATTATATGGAGATTATATCTTAAAACAGTATGCCAAAGAAGAAATTGATGAATTACAATCTTACTTAAAAGATGAACGTGATGAATTGTTTACTTACAGTGGTTTAGAGCTTGTTATGAAACGCTATTTATTAATCTCTCATAATCATGAAGTATTGGAAACACCACAGGAAATGTTTATGGGAATTGCGATGCATTTAGCAATAAAGGAACAAGATCGCGTATACTGGGCTAAACAGATTTATGATATTTTAAGTATGTTAAAGGTAACAATGGCTACTCCAACCATGTCCAATGCCAGAAAACCATACCATCAGCTATCCAGCTGTTTCATTGATACTGTTGATGATACCTTATCCAATATTTATAAATCAATTGATAATTTTGCACAGGTATCAAAACATGGCGGTGGAATGGGTATGTATTTTGGAAAAGTTCGTGCCAATGGAAGTGATATTCGTGGTTTTGAAGGAGCTGCCGGTGGAGTTATTCGCTGGATTAAACTTGTTAATGATACCGCAACTGCTGTCGATCAGCTAGGTGTACGTCAAGGTGCGGTTGCTGTTTATTTAGATGCATGGCATAAGGATCTGCCAGAGTTTTTAAACCTTCGTACAAACAATGGGGATGATCGAATGAAAGCACATGATGTATTCCCAGCAGTTTGTTATCCTGACTTATTCTGGAAAATGGCAAAAGAAGATTTAAATGCTACATGGTATTTTATGTGCCCACATGAAATTTTAAAAGTAAAGGGGTATGCACTAGAAGATTATTATGGAGAAGAGTGGGAACAACGCTACTTTGACTGTGTAAATGATGCACGCATTTCAAAGCGTGAAATGATTTTAAAAGATGTTGTTCGTCTAATCTTAAAGTCTGCAGTTGAAACAGGTACTCCATTTACCTTTAATCGTGATCATGTGAATCGTATGAATCCAAACAACCATTGCGGTATTATCTACTGCAGTAATCTTTGTACAGAGATTGCACAAAACATGTCACCATTACAAATAGAAGAACCAGAAATTGTTGAAGTAAATGGAGAAACCATTGTTGTAAATAAAAATAAACCAGGAGATTTTGTTGTATGTAACCTGGCAAGTTTAAGTCTTGGAAATATTGATGTAAATAATCGCAATGAATTACAGCAGATTATTTCTGTTGTTGTGAGAGCTTTGGATAATGTTATTGATTTAAATTATTATCCAGTTCCTTACGCAAAAATTACAAACCAGAAATATCGTCCAATTGGTTTAGGAGTAAGTGGCTATCATCATATGCTTGTGAAAAATGGAATGTCTTTTGAAAGTGATGAACATTTACAGTTTGTAGATCAGTTATTTAAAGATATTAACTACTATACGATTCAAGCAAGTATGCAGCTGGCAAAAGAAAAAGGTATGTACGAATTATTTAAGAACAGCGACTGGGATAATGGTTCTTATTTTACAAAACGAAATTACATACAAGAAAAATGGAAGAATCTGGAAAAAGAGGTGCATGAACATGGAATGCGCAATGCATGGCTGATAGCTGTTGCCCCTACAAGTTCTACTTCCATTATCGCAGGTACAACAGCAGGAGTAGATCCAATTATGAATAAATATTTCCTGGAAGAAAAGAAAGGAAGTATGATTGCTCGTGTAGCACCTGATTTAACTCCTAAAACTTTCTGGTTATATAAAAATGCACATCTTATTGATCAGGAGTGGATCGTAAAAGCTGCAGGAACTCGTCAGCGTCATATTGATCAGGCACAATCTGTCAATTTATATATTACAAACGAATTTACTTTACGCAAAGTCTTAATGCTGTATATTCATGCATGGGAATATGGTGTAAAAACAATATATTACGTTCGAAGCAAATCATTAGAAGTAGAAGAATGCGAATCCTGCGCTTCTTAG